A window of the Synechococcus sp. JA-3-3Ab genome harbors these coding sequences:
- a CDS encoding DUF4040 domain-containing protein, producing MEETLLLVIALLLPLTAALVVTQTNPYHALVMRGILGSIAALIYALFGAADVALTEALVGTMLSITLYAIAVRSSLSMRLGVLEDSPLLAARTSAAQQLLQQMRQGLQQYHMRLELAVYGSAEALLAALHSREVHTIALEPDEEVAEYRLVTRVPRLQAILTQQALLSEVLLP from the coding sequence ATGGAAGAGACTTTGTTGCTGGTGATCGCCCTGCTGTTGCCCTTGACGGCTGCCTTGGTGGTGACCCAGACCAATCCCTATCATGCCTTGGTGATGCGCGGCATTCTGGGATCCATCGCTGCTCTGATCTATGCCTTGTTTGGGGCGGCGGATGTGGCGCTTACTGAGGCGCTGGTGGGCACCATGCTGTCCATTACGCTCTATGCCATCGCGGTGCGTTCCTCGTTGAGTATGCGCTTGGGCGTTCTCGAAGACAGTCCTCTGTTGGCGGCCAGGACCTCAGCAGCACAGCAGTTGTTACAGCAGATGCGCCAAGGGCTACAGCAGTACCACATGCGTCTGGAGTTGGCCGTCTATGGAAGTGCAGAGGCGTTGTTGGCTGCCCTTCACAGCCGGGAGGTGCACACCATTGCCCTTGAGCCCGATGAGGAGGTGGCAGAGTATCGCTTGGTAACGCGCGTGCCCCGCCTGCAGGCCATCTTGACGCAACAAGCCCTGCTTTCTGAGGTCCTCCTGCCATGA
- a CDS encoding monovalent cation/H(+) antiporter subunit G, which produces MEVLVEALSYLLFGIGVLFWLWGTAPLLGDRSILFKLHGLSVSDTLGSMSIMLGLLLRIPREWPLLVLALISLAIWNTILGYVLAFCSQRKSL; this is translated from the coding sequence ATGGAAGTTTTGGTGGAGGCTCTCAGCTATCTTCTGTTTGGGATCGGGGTGCTGTTTTGGCTGTGGGGAACAGCGCCGCTCCTTGGGGATCGCTCGATTTTGTTTAAGCTGCACGGCCTTTCGGTGTCGGACACGCTGGGATCCATGAGCATCATGCTGGGGCTGTTGCTGCGGATCCCAAGGGAGTGGCCTCTGCTGGTGTTGGCCCTGATTTCCTTGGCCATTTGGAACACCATCTTGGGCTATGTGCTGGCCTTTTGCTCGCAGCGCAAGTCCCTATAG
- a CDS encoding Na(+)/H(+) antiporter subunit B, which produces MRWLYGVAALLAALQLMVADAGAVSPAFEPVAVLAGESGVPNTVTGLILRNRLYDTVFEVVVFSTAILGAQYLLADERPTANVAQFTDIPSIVLARVGATISALIGVELAIRGHLTPGGGFAAGVAGGTAIGLVAITASSTWMEAIYKRWQAAMWEKLSVVTFIGVAVIALAGWELPKGELGALFSGGWIPILNILVAIKVALGSWAAILIFIRYRGLL; this is translated from the coding sequence ATGAGGTGGTTGTACGGGGTGGCGGCGCTGCTGGCAGCCTTGCAGCTCATGGTTGCCGACGCGGGAGCTGTTTCTCCTGCCTTTGAGCCTGTGGCGGTTCTGGCCGGAGAAAGCGGCGTGCCCAATACGGTGACGGGCTTGATCCTGCGCAACCGCCTTTACGACACCGTCTTTGAAGTCGTCGTGTTTTCTACGGCCATTCTGGGCGCGCAGTACCTGCTGGCGGATGAGCGACCGACGGCCAATGTAGCTCAGTTTACCGATATTCCCTCAATTGTGTTGGCGCGGGTGGGGGCCACCATCTCCGCTCTGATTGGGGTGGAGCTGGCCATTCGGGGTCACCTGACGCCGGGCGGGGGGTTTGCTGCCGGCGTGGCGGGAGGAACGGCGATTGGCTTGGTGGCGATCACCGCCTCTTCGACCTGGATGGAGGCCATCTACAAGCGGTGGCAAGCCGCGATGTGGGAGAAGCTGTCGGTGGTGACGTTTATCGGGGTGGCTGTAATCGCCCTGGCCGGTTGGGAACTACCCAAGGGCGAGCTGGGGGCACTTTTTAGCGGCGGCTGGATCCCAATCCTCAACATTTTGGTGGCCATCAAGGTGGCGCTGGGATCCTGGGCGGCGATTTTAATTTTTATTCGCTACCGCGGCTTGTTATGA
- the carB gene encoding carbamoyl-phosphate synthase large subunit: MPRRTDIHKILLIGAGPIVIGQACEFDYSGTQACKALREEGYEVILVNSNPATIMTDPSMADRVYIEPVTADFVAQIIERERPDALLPTMGGQTALNVAVELARRGILDQYGVELIGAKREAIEKAEDRELFKQAMQRLGLAVPRSGLARSLAEAKQIAHEIGYPLIIRPAYTLGGTGGGVAYNQEEFEEICAAGLEASPVSQILVEESVIGWKEFELEVMRDLADNVVIICSIENIDPMGVHTGDSITVAPAQTLTDKEYQRLRDYAIAIMREIGVETGGSNVQFAVNPANGEVRVIEMNPRVSRSSALASKATGFPIAKIAAKLAVGYTLPELPNDITRKTPASFEPTLDYVVTKIPRFAFEKFPGSEPVLTTQMKSVGEAMAIGRTFQESIQKAWRSLEIDRPGFGSDRPEVFPTPEEVRANLRTPNPFRLLTIRTALLMGFSVQEIAQLTHIDPWFIDKLKELVEVEQALKGRELGSLTAEDLRHLKQMGFSDRQIAHLTGCTEAQVRDRRKALGVIPTYKTVDTCAAEFEAATPYQYSTYESESETFPTAKPKVMILGGGPNRIGQGIEFDYCCCHAVFALRRLGYETIMVNSNPETVSTDYDTADRLYFEPLTYEEVMNLVEAEQPLGLILQFGGQTPLKLAQGLAAAQAPIWGAAPDSIDIAEDRGRFGRLLEELGIRQPAHGLARSVEESLEIARRIGYPVVVRPSYVLGGRAMEIVYSDQDLRRYMQLAVAVDPNRPVLVDQFLEDAVEVDVDAIADHTGAVTIGGILEHIEQAGIHSGDSACVLPSRTLSPAVLQVIRDWTVKLAQALQVVGLINVQYAVQKEQVYVLEANPRASRTVPFVSKAIGHPLAGYAAQVMSGKTLAELGFTQEVIPPYVAVKEVVLPFHKFPGTDTLLGPEMRSTGEVMGIDTDFGRAFAKAQLAAGQNLPLGGTVFISVSDRDKQAVIPVAQELVRLGFRLLATAGTQKVLAEHGIPVEKVLKLHEGRPHVIDTIKNGQIQLIVNTPSGGEAQQDAQKIRRTALAYKIPLVTTLAGAKATAAAIRALQSGSLGVKSLQEFHAEIGR, encoded by the coding sequence ATGCCGCGCCGTACCGACATTCACAAGATCTTGCTCATCGGAGCGGGGCCGATCGTCATTGGCCAAGCCTGCGAGTTCGACTACTCCGGCACCCAAGCCTGCAAAGCCCTGCGAGAAGAGGGCTACGAGGTGATCTTGGTCAACTCCAACCCGGCCACCATCATGACGGATCCCAGTATGGCGGATCGCGTCTACATCGAGCCGGTGACGGCGGACTTCGTGGCCCAGATCATCGAGCGGGAGCGCCCCGATGCCCTGCTGCCCACCATGGGGGGACAGACGGCCCTCAATGTAGCGGTGGAGCTGGCCCGGCGCGGGATCTTGGACCAGTACGGGGTGGAGCTGATCGGGGCCAAGCGGGAGGCCATCGAAAAAGCCGAGGATCGGGAGCTGTTTAAGCAGGCGATGCAGCGGCTTGGCCTGGCGGTGCCGCGCTCGGGGCTGGCCCGCAGCCTGGCCGAAGCCAAGCAGATCGCTCACGAGATCGGCTATCCCCTCATCATCCGCCCCGCCTATACCCTGGGGGGCACAGGGGGGGGGGTGGCCTACAACCAAGAAGAATTTGAAGAGATCTGCGCCGCCGGCCTGGAGGCCAGCCCGGTCTCTCAGATCCTGGTGGAGGAGTCGGTGATCGGCTGGAAGGAGTTTGAGTTGGAGGTGATGCGGGATCTGGCGGACAACGTGGTGATCATCTGCTCGATTGAAAACATCGACCCCATGGGGGTTCACACTGGCGACTCCATCACCGTGGCCCCGGCCCAGACCCTCACCGACAAGGAGTACCAGCGGCTGCGCGACTACGCCATCGCCATCATGCGCGAGATTGGGGTGGAAACCGGGGGATCCAACGTGCAGTTTGCCGTCAACCCCGCCAACGGCGAGGTGCGGGTGATCGAGATGAACCCGCGGGTTTCCCGCTCTTCTGCTTTGGCCAGCAAGGCCACTGGGTTTCCCATTGCCAAGATCGCCGCCAAGCTGGCCGTAGGCTACACGCTGCCGGAGCTCCCCAACGACATCACCCGCAAAACCCCGGCCAGCTTCGAGCCCACCCTTGACTATGTGGTCACCAAGATCCCCCGCTTTGCCTTTGAGAAGTTTCCCGGCTCGGAGCCGGTTTTGACCACGCAGATGAAGTCGGTGGGGGAGGCGATGGCCATTGGCCGCACCTTCCAGGAGTCCATCCAGAAGGCATGGCGGTCTTTGGAGATCGACCGCCCTGGCTTTGGCAGCGACAGGCCGGAAGTCTTCCCAACCCCAGAGGAAGTGCGGGCCAACCTGCGCACCCCCAACCCCTTCCGCCTGTTGACCATCCGCACGGCCCTGCTCATGGGTTTCTCGGTCCAGGAAATTGCCCAGCTTACCCACATCGATCCCTGGTTTATCGACAAGCTGAAGGAGTTGGTGGAGGTGGAGCAAGCCCTTAAAGGGCGGGAGTTGGGATCCCTAACGGCCGAAGACCTGCGCCATCTCAAGCAGATGGGCTTTAGCGACCGACAAATTGCCCACCTGACCGGCTGCACGGAAGCCCAGGTGCGGGATCGCCGCAAGGCCCTGGGGGTGATCCCCACCTACAAAACCGTGGACACCTGCGCTGCCGAGTTCGAGGCGGCCACCCCTTACCAGTACTCCACCTACGAGAGCGAATCCGAGACCTTCCCCACCGCCAAGCCAAAGGTGATGATCCTGGGGGGCGGTCCCAACCGCATCGGCCAGGGGATCGAGTTCGACTACTGCTGCTGTCATGCCGTCTTTGCTCTCAGACGCCTTGGCTATGAGACCATCATGGTCAACTCCAACCCCGAGACCGTTTCCACCGACTACGACACCGCTGATCGCCTCTACTTTGAGCCCCTGACCTACGAAGAGGTGATGAACCTCGTCGAGGCCGAGCAGCCGCTAGGTCTAATCCTGCAGTTTGGCGGCCAGACCCCCCTGAAGCTGGCCCAGGGGCTAGCCGCAGCCCAAGCGCCTATCTGGGGTGCTGCTCCTGACTCCATCGACATAGCCGAAGATCGCGGCCGGTTTGGGCGCCTGCTCGAGGAATTGGGGATCCGCCAGCCAGCCCACGGCCTTGCCCGCAGCGTGGAGGAGAGCCTGGAGATTGCCCGGCGCATTGGCTACCCCGTGGTGGTGCGGCCCAGCTATGTGCTGGGGGGGCGGGCCATGGAGATTGTCTATTCGGATCAAGATCTGCGGCGCTACATGCAGCTAGCGGTGGCGGTGGATCCCAACCGTCCCGTGCTGGTGGATCAGTTCTTGGAGGATGCCGTGGAGGTAGATGTGGACGCCATCGCCGACCACACCGGGGCTGTAACCATCGGCGGCATCCTGGAGCACATTGAGCAGGCCGGGATCCACTCGGGCGACTCCGCCTGTGTCTTGCCCAGCCGCACTCTCAGCCCTGCTGTGCTGCAGGTGATCCGCGACTGGACGGTGAAGTTGGCCCAAGCTCTCCAGGTGGTGGGGCTCATTAACGTCCAATACGCCGTCCAGAAAGAGCAGGTTTACGTTCTGGAAGCCAACCCGCGCGCTTCCCGCACCGTGCCGTTTGTCAGCAAAGCCATTGGCCACCCCCTGGCCGGCTACGCTGCCCAGGTGATGAGCGGCAAAACCCTGGCAGAGCTGGGCTTTACCCAGGAGGTGATCCCGCCCTACGTGGCTGTTAAGGAAGTGGTGCTGCCGTTTCACAAGTTCCCCGGCACCGACACGCTGCTGGGGCCGGAGATGCGCTCTACTGGGGAGGTGATGGGCATTGACACCGACTTTGGCCGCGCCTTTGCCAAAGCGCAACTGGCTGCTGGCCAAAACCTGCCCCTAGGGGGCACCGTGTTCATCAGCGTTAGCGACCGCGACAAGCAGGCGGTGATCCCAGTGGCCCAGGAGTTGGTCAGGCTAGGCTTTCGCCTGCTGGCCACTGCCGGAACCCAGAAAGTTTTGGCCGAGCACGGGATCCCCGTCGAGAAGGTGCTCAAGCTGCACGAGGGCCGGCCCCACGTCATCGACACCATCAAGAACGGCCAGATTCAGCTTATCGTCAACACCCCTTCTGGCGGCGAAGCCCAACAGGATGCGCAGAAGATCCGCCGCACCGCCCTGGCCTACAAGATCCCTTTGGTCACTACTCTGGCTGGAGCCAAGGCTACTGCTGCTGCCATCCGCGCTCTGCAGTCAGGATCCCTGGGGGTGAAGTCCCTGCAGGAGTTTCACGCCGAAATTGGGCGATAG
- a CDS encoding cation:proton antiporter encodes MTELTTELTLVWVALPFWLAFATYLLPALTRPSLVIMAGLTIAYAVQQGGLPGATAAPLELQLLDHFGVTLRIDGNAAAMLLAHGLVTLGVALYLDRRFVGSRFLAMQLLIVHGSANAVVISADLISVYVALEVLSIGVFLLLTYSRRAESQPILGESAPHRSRDRQLWVGLRYLFMSNVAMLLYLVGSMLVYVRTGSLAMSGLALADPTALALIAVGLLAKGAVFVAGLWLPLTYATADPVIAAVLSGFTTKAGAMALVRCSEFSPVLAQGLPYFSAGAAVFGILLALMASTPQRLLAWSSVSQMGFVIAAPQWAGLYGLAHGLAKPLLFVGAAITNRWRWSLLILGTASLAGVPGTLGYAAKALSLSALDPWHEWLLVGVTVGTTCIAVRVLRAFPSQTNGDTTPAAGWPDKVALVLWGGGLLWFWLPAAYDVDNLIKAFLSLGLGIPLGWFWERIPVKGWRLDEGLEAVVGGLSVVLVLAWILLSGVNHVALP; translated from the coding sequence ATGACTGAGCTGACGACCGAACTGACGTTGGTCTGGGTGGCACTGCCCTTTTGGCTGGCCTTTGCCACCTACTTGCTGCCGGCTTTGACCCGTCCCAGCCTGGTCATCATGGCTGGACTGACGATAGCCTACGCAGTGCAGCAGGGAGGCCTGCCAGGGGCAACTGCTGCGCCGTTGGAGCTCCAGTTGCTGGATCACTTCGGGGTGACGTTGCGGATCGATGGCAACGCCGCGGCCATGCTCCTGGCCCATGGCCTGGTCACCCTTGGGGTGGCCCTGTATTTGGATCGGCGCTTTGTGGGCAGCCGCTTTCTGGCCATGCAGTTGCTGATCGTCCACGGCAGCGCCAACGCCGTCGTCATCAGCGCTGACCTGATCAGCGTCTATGTGGCCCTGGAGGTGCTCAGCATCGGCGTGTTTTTGCTGCTCACCTACAGTCGCCGAGCAGAGTCCCAGCCGATCCTGGGGGAAAGCGCCCCGCACCGCTCTCGCGACCGTCAGCTCTGGGTGGGGCTGCGCTACCTGTTCATGAGCAATGTGGCCATGCTCCTCTACCTGGTGGGATCCATGCTGGTCTATGTGCGCACCGGATCCCTGGCGATGAGCGGCTTGGCCCTGGCCGACCCCACGGCTCTTGCCTTGATTGCCGTTGGCCTTCTGGCCAAGGGGGCAGTCTTCGTCGCCGGCCTGTGGCTGCCCCTCACCTACGCCACTGCCGATCCTGTCATTGCGGCGGTGCTCAGCGGTTTTACTACAAAAGCAGGCGCCATGGCCCTTGTGCGCTGCAGCGAGTTCTCGCCCGTCTTGGCGCAGGGGCTGCCCTACTTCAGCGCAGGCGCGGCGGTCTTTGGGATCCTTCTGGCTTTGATGGCCAGCACGCCCCAGCGCCTTTTGGCCTGGAGCTCGGTGTCGCAGATGGGATTTGTCATCGCTGCACCCCAGTGGGCGGGTTTGTACGGCCTGGCCCATGGGCTGGCGAAGCCCTTGTTGTTTGTCGGGGCTGCGATAACCAATCGCTGGCGCTGGTCGCTGCTGATCTTGGGGACGGCCTCGCTGGCGGGGGTGCCCGGCACTTTGGGCTATGCAGCCAAGGCCCTTAGCTTGTCAGCTCTGGATCCCTGGCACGAGTGGCTGCTGGTGGGGGTTACTGTCGGCACCACCTGCATAGCCGTGCGGGTGCTGCGAGCTTTTCCTTCTCAAACAAACGGGGACACTACCCCGGCAGCCGGTTGGCCAGACAAGGTGGCCCTAGTCCTTTGGGGCGGGGGCTTGCTCTGGTTCTGGCTGCCAGCGGCCTATGACGTCGATAATCTCATCAAGGCGTTCCTTAGCTTGGGCCTCGGGATCCCGCTGGGCTGGTTTTGGGAGCGAATTCCTGTGAAGGGATGGCGTCTGGATGAAGGGCTAGAGGCAGTGGTGGGCGGCTTGAGCGTGGTGTTGGTGCTGGCCTGGATTCTGCTAAGTGGAGTGAACCATGTGGCGCTACCCTGA
- a CDS encoding Na+/H+ antiporter subunit E gives MWRYPELGLLEIGLRLLIWFLLTGNLSWDNVAIGVAATLLLPRQASAPVRWRDWGRVLREIVFAVPKAYWEAFEMILRPHTVEEVVYKQTLPNRSAGLVFLDIFLITFTPKTIVLNCDAQGTYEVHLLKPREEA, from the coding sequence ATGTGGCGCTACCCTGAGTTGGGCTTGCTGGAAATTGGCCTGCGGCTTTTGATTTGGTTTTTGCTGACGGGTAATCTGAGTTGGGACAATGTGGCCATCGGGGTGGCGGCGACGCTGCTGCTGCCTCGGCAGGCCTCTGCGCCGGTGCGGTGGCGGGATTGGGGGCGGGTGCTCAGGGAGATCGTTTTCGCCGTTCCGAAAGCTTACTGGGAGGCCTTTGAGATGATCCTCAGACCCCACACCGTAGAGGAGGTTGTATACAAACAAACTCTCCCCAATCGTTCGGCGGGACTAGTGTTTCTCGACATCTTTTTGATTACTTTTACGCCCAAAACCATTGTGCTCAATTGCGATGCCCAAGGCACCTACGAGGTGCATCTGCTCAAGCCGCGGGAGGAGGCGTGA